A region from the Brassica napus cultivar Da-Ae chromosome C8, Da-Ae, whole genome shotgun sequence genome encodes:
- the LOC106415822 gene encoding probable polygalacturonase isoform X1 codes for MDKQTHHFAFNTKETMKNILLCIVTIITLSFLTTNAQGRKVSQSYETYEYTAITCRSHSASITDFGGVGDGKTLNTKAFQSAVDHLSQYSSDGGAQLFVPAGKWLTGSFSLTSHFTLFLHKDATLLAAQDLEEYPVLKALPSYGRGRDAAGGRFASLVFGTNLSDVIITGNNGTIDGQGSFWWQKFHGGKLKYTRPYLIELMFSDTIQISNITLIDSPSWNIHPVYSSNILVKGVTIIAPVKSPNTDGINPDSCTNTRIEDCYIISGDDCVAVKSGWDEYGIAFGMPTKHLIIRRLTCVSPYSAAIALGSEMSGGIEDVRAEDITAYQTESGVRIKTAVGRGAFVRNVYVRGMSLHTMKWVFWMTGNYKAHADSHYDPHALPEITGINYRDIVAENVSMAGRLEGISGDPFTGICISNATISMAVKHKKAIWMCSDVEGVTSGVDPKPCDLLDGKQSEKMDGGCEFPSDVLEIDNVELKSCSYQNVT; via the exons ATGGATAAACAAACCCACCATTTCGCTTTCA ATACAAAGGAAACCATGAAGAACATACTCTTATGCATAGTTACTATCATAACCCTCTCGTTCCTTACAACCAATGCTCAAGGAAGAAAGGTATCACAGTCATATGAAACGTACGAGTACACAGCCATCACTTGCAGATCCCATAGCGCCTCCATAACAGACTTCGGTGGCGTCGGAGACGGCAAAACCTTGAACACAAAGGCCTTCCAGAGCGCCGTAGATCATCTCAGCCAATACTCATCCGACGGTGGAGCTCAGCTCTTTGTCCCCGCCGGAAAATGGCTCACGGGAAGCTTCAGCCTCACAAGCCATTTCACTTTGTTTCTTCACAAAGACGCTACGCTTCTCGCTGCTCAAGACTTAGAAGAATACCCAGTTTTAAAAGCTTTGCCTTCTTACGGAAGAGGACGTGACGCCGCCGGTGGAAGATTCGCCAGTCTTGTCTTCGGAACTAATCTCTCCGACGTAATCATAACTG GAAACAATGGTACAATCGACGGTCAAGGATCGTTTTGGTGGCAAAAATTCCATGGTGGTAAACTCAAGTATACTCGGCCGTACCTGATCGAGTTAATGTTCTCCGACACTATCCAGATATCGAACATAACGCTCATTGATTCTCCGTCGTGGAATATACACCCGGTGTACAGTAG CAACATCCTCGTGAAAGGAGTGACGATCATCGCCCCGGTGAAATCTCCGAACACCGACGGAATCAACCCAG ATTCGTGCACCAACACTAGGATCGAAGACTGCTACATAATCTCCGGCGACGACTGCGTCGCCGTGAAAAGCGGATGGGACGAATACGGAATCGCCTTCGGCATGCCGACAAAGCACCTCATAATCCGCCGCCTCACCTGCGTCTCCCCGTACAGCGCCGCGATCGCGCTGGGGAGCGAGATGTCCGGCGGAATCGAAGAcgtccgggcggaggacatcaCCGCGTACCAGACCGAGTCCGGCGTGCGGATCAAAACCGCCGTGGGGAGAGGAGCGTTCGTGAGGAACGTGTACGTGAGAGGGATGAGCCTCCACACGATGAAGTGGGTGTTCTGGATGACCGGGAACTACAAGGCCCACGCGGATAGCCACTACGACCCTCACGCTCTACCGGAGATAACCGGGATTAATTATAGAGACATTGTGGCTGAGAATGTTTCGATGGCTGGGAGGCTTGAAGGGATCTCGGGAGATCCGTTTACCGGGATTTGTATTTCGAATGCTACGATCTCTATGGCGGTTAAGCATAAGAAGGCGATTTGGATGTGTAGTGACGTGGAGGGTGTTACTAGTGGTGTTGATCCTAAGCCGTGCGATTTGCTTGATGGAAAGCAGTCGGAGAAGATGGACGGTGGGTGTGAGTTTCCCAGTGATGTGTTGGAGATTGATAATGTCGAGCTTAAGAGTTGTAGCTATCAGAATGTTACCTAA
- the LOC106415822 gene encoding probable polygalacturonase isoform X2, translating into MKNILLCIVTIITLSFLTTNAQGRKVSQSYETYEYTAITCRSHSASITDFGGVGDGKTLNTKAFQSAVDHLSQYSSDGGAQLFVPAGKWLTGSFSLTSHFTLFLHKDATLLAAQDLEEYPVLKALPSYGRGRDAAGGRFASLVFGTNLSDVIITGNNGTIDGQGSFWWQKFHGGKLKYTRPYLIELMFSDTIQISNITLIDSPSWNIHPVYSSNILVKGVTIIAPVKSPNTDGINPDSCTNTRIEDCYIISGDDCVAVKSGWDEYGIAFGMPTKHLIIRRLTCVSPYSAAIALGSEMSGGIEDVRAEDITAYQTESGVRIKTAVGRGAFVRNVYVRGMSLHTMKWVFWMTGNYKAHADSHYDPHALPEITGINYRDIVAENVSMAGRLEGISGDPFTGICISNATISMAVKHKKAIWMCSDVEGVTSGVDPKPCDLLDGKQSEKMDGGCEFPSDVLEIDNVELKSCSYQNVT; encoded by the exons ATGAAGAACATACTCTTATGCATAGTTACTATCATAACCCTCTCGTTCCTTACAACCAATGCTCAAGGAAGAAAGGTATCACAGTCATATGAAACGTACGAGTACACAGCCATCACTTGCAGATCCCATAGCGCCTCCATAACAGACTTCGGTGGCGTCGGAGACGGCAAAACCTTGAACACAAAGGCCTTCCAGAGCGCCGTAGATCATCTCAGCCAATACTCATCCGACGGTGGAGCTCAGCTCTTTGTCCCCGCCGGAAAATGGCTCACGGGAAGCTTCAGCCTCACAAGCCATTTCACTTTGTTTCTTCACAAAGACGCTACGCTTCTCGCTGCTCAAGACTTAGAAGAATACCCAGTTTTAAAAGCTTTGCCTTCTTACGGAAGAGGACGTGACGCCGCCGGTGGAAGATTCGCCAGTCTTGTCTTCGGAACTAATCTCTCCGACGTAATCATAACTG GAAACAATGGTACAATCGACGGTCAAGGATCGTTTTGGTGGCAAAAATTCCATGGTGGTAAACTCAAGTATACTCGGCCGTACCTGATCGAGTTAATGTTCTCCGACACTATCCAGATATCGAACATAACGCTCATTGATTCTCCGTCGTGGAATATACACCCGGTGTACAGTAG CAACATCCTCGTGAAAGGAGTGACGATCATCGCCCCGGTGAAATCTCCGAACACCGACGGAATCAACCCAG ATTCGTGCACCAACACTAGGATCGAAGACTGCTACATAATCTCCGGCGACGACTGCGTCGCCGTGAAAAGCGGATGGGACGAATACGGAATCGCCTTCGGCATGCCGACAAAGCACCTCATAATCCGCCGCCTCACCTGCGTCTCCCCGTACAGCGCCGCGATCGCGCTGGGGAGCGAGATGTCCGGCGGAATCGAAGAcgtccgggcggaggacatcaCCGCGTACCAGACCGAGTCCGGCGTGCGGATCAAAACCGCCGTGGGGAGAGGAGCGTTCGTGAGGAACGTGTACGTGAGAGGGATGAGCCTCCACACGATGAAGTGGGTGTTCTGGATGACCGGGAACTACAAGGCCCACGCGGATAGCCACTACGACCCTCACGCTCTACCGGAGATAACCGGGATTAATTATAGAGACATTGTGGCTGAGAATGTTTCGATGGCTGGGAGGCTTGAAGGGATCTCGGGAGATCCGTTTACCGGGATTTGTATTTCGAATGCTACGATCTCTATGGCGGTTAAGCATAAGAAGGCGATTTGGATGTGTAGTGACGTGGAGGGTGTTACTAGTGGTGTTGATCCTAAGCCGTGCGATTTGCTTGATGGAAAGCAGTCGGAGAAGATGGACGGTGGGTGTGAGTTTCCCAGTGATGTGTTGGAGATTGATAATGTCGAGCTTAAGAGTTGTAGCTATCAGAATGTTACCTAA
- the LOC106414853 gene encoding 1-aminocyclopropane-1-carboxylate synthase-like protein 1, which produces METRFFLVLSRSHYKYSSQAPFMFTSKPTQQLHTTTHIVLFTHKHTLSYSIGRMSLDKNLLSKLAVGDKHGEDSPYFDGWKAYDNNPFHPEHNPQGVIQMGLAENQLCSDLIKEWIKANPQASICTAEGIDGFSDIAVFQDYHGLKQFRQAIAAFMEKARGGRVRFEEERVVMSGGATGANETLMFCLADRDDAFLVPTPYYAAFDRDLSWRTGVRIIPVECNSSNNFQVTKQALESAYLNAQETGIKIKGLILANPSNPLGTSLDRETLQTLMDFINDKQIHLVCDEIYAATVFAEPRFISVAEMIQEMDHVNRDLIHIVYSLSKDMGLPGFRVGVVYSYNDSVVTCARRMSSFGLVSSQTQSFLAAMLSDQIFVDNFLKEVSKRVAKRHLIFTEGLKEMGVSCLTSNAGLFVLMDLRQMLKDQTFESEMSLWRIIINKVKINISPGSSFHCSEPGWFRVCFANMDEDTLQIALQRMKHFVLRHRENKKRKSFQENLKLSFSSMTYDEHVRTPTLMSPHSPLVRT; this is translated from the exons ATGGAAACACGTTTCTTTCTTGTTCTCTCAAGATCACATTATAAATACTCATCACAGGCTCCATTTATGTTCACAAGCAAACCAACTCAACAACTTCACACAACCACACACATTGTTCTAttcacacacaaacacacactaAGTTACTCGATCGGAAGAATGTCTCTCGACAAGAACCTGTTGTCAAAGCTAGCTGTCGGTGACAAGCACGGTGAAGATTCGCCATACTTCGACGGTTGGAAAGCTTACGATAACAACCCTTTTCATCCTGAACATAATCCACAAGGTGTTATTCAAATGGGCCTCGCCGAAAATCAA CTTTGTTCTGACTTGATCAAAGAGTGGATAAAGGCAAATCCACAGGCATCTATCTGCACCGCGGAGGGCATTGACGGTTTCTCCGACATAGCTGTGTTTCAAGATTATCACGGTCTCAAACAATTTAGACAG GCAATTGCGGCGTTTATGGAGAAAGCTAGAGGAGGAAGGGTGAGGTTTGAGGAAGAGAGGGTGGTGATGAGCGGCGGAGCCACCGGAGCGAATGAGACGCTCATGTTCTGTCTAGCTGATCGCGACGACGCTTTTCTTGTCCCTACACCTTATTATGCTGC ATTTGATAGAGACCTAAGTTGGAGAACTGGCGTAAGAATCATTCCTGTGGAGTGTAACAGCTCAAACAACTTCCAAGTCACAAAACAAGCCCTAGAATCAGCATATCTTAACGCCCAGGAAACCGGCATCAAGATCAAAGGCTTGATCCTCGCAAACCCATCAAACCCTCTTGGAACAAGTCTCGATCGTGAAACTCTTCAAACCCTTATGGACTTCATCAACGACAAGCAAATCCACTTAGTCTGCGATGAAATCTACGCAGCCACGGTTTTTGCTGAGCCGAGATTCATCAGTGTGGCAGAGATGATCCAAGAGATGGATCATGTGAACCGCGACCTGATCCATATCGTTTACAGTCTCTCAAAGGACATGGGTCTTCCCGGTTTCCGAGTTGGTGTGGTTTACTCTTACAACGATTCTGTTGTGACGTGTGCAAGGAGAATGTCGAGCTTCGGATTGGTCTCATCTCAGACACAGAGCTTTTTAGCAGCTATGTTGTCTGATCAGATCTTTGTAGATAACTTCCTTAAAGAGGTTTCGAAGAGAGTAGCGAAGAGACACTTGATCTTCACGGAAGGGCTTAAAGAGATGGGTGTTTCTTGCTTGACAAGTAACGCGGGTTTATTCGTCTtgatggatttgaggcagatGCTTAAAGACCAAACCTTTGAATCTGAAATGTCTCTTTGGAGAATAATCATTAATAAGGTCAAGATCAATATCTCTCCTGGCTCGTCGTTTCACTGCTCAGAGCCAGGTTGGTTCCGAGTCTGCTTTGCTAATATGGATGAAGACACACTCCAAATTGCACTACAGAGAATGAAACACTTTGTGCTCAGACACAGAGAGAACAAGAAACGAAAGAGTTTTCAAGAGAATCTTAAGCTGAGTTTCTCTTCCATGACGTACGATGAACATGTTAGGACACCGACGTTGATGTCTCCGCATTCACCATTGGTCCGAACTTAA